The genomic stretch TAAGTGTCGGCCCGATTGCCGGTGCAAACGCAATAACAAGCCCGAACATTCCCATTGCCGTCCCGCGTTTTTCGGGAGGGAAGATAGTTAAGAAAACTGTCTGCATAAGCGGCATCATAATACCGGCGCCAATGGCCTGGATAATACGAGCTAATAGCAGAACGCTGAAAGCCGGCGCAACCGCTGCCACAAGTGTTCCGATACTGAAGGTTGTCATGGCAAACAAGAATAACCTTCTGGTCGAATACTTTTCAATTAAGAAGGCCGTAATAGGAATTAAAATCCCGTTCGTCAGCATAAAGGCAGTCGTCAGCCATTGCCCTTCATCCGCGGTAATATCAAAGTCACTCATAATATGAGGAAGCGCTGTAACCAATAACGTTTGGTTCAGTATCGTCACGAAAGCTCCGATTATAAAGATCGTCACTGTCGCTTTTCTGTTTATTTGCATATTCTGTTCCGCCATATGTATTCCTCCTTCACATGAGTAACCGAATGGATCGGATACTTTCTTTTAGTAATGATTGTTGATCTAAGTACGTCAGCAAAGCTTCCACAAGATAGGCGGCTGGTTTATCTTTTGCTAATTCTTTTTCTAAATGGTCTGCCGCCTCTGTCAAAGCTTCATCTTGCAGCGTATTCGTCGTAACATCCTGGATTTGCAAAAATATTGTATGCATTAACTCAGCTTTACCAGGTGATTCGGGCAAGTCTGCATGGTAATGCAATTGGATATGTTGCTCATCCAAAAGCGGAGCCCGCTGCAGCTTATCTGTTACAATCGCATCCATCACCAGCTTCAGCTCATGCGCTACTTCAGCTGGGTCACGGATAATCACGCCATCCGCCATCATCTTTAAGTAAGGGTTTAGCAAACCGAGCAGATTCAGCGTCATATCCCACTTAAGTGGTTCCACCTTTTCTCCATAGAGATTGAGAAGCATTTCTTGATGCCATCGCATAAGTATAGCCCGCACATTGTTCATATGTCGCTGCAATTCAGATGACTCCTTAAAAGGAGGGGAGAACATCAACATCTGAATCAAATGCTTGTTTTCTTTAAAAGATTCAATCTCCAACACAATCTTACGCTCAAACCGCGCTTCATCAGATAAACTTTTATCAACCTCAATTAAAGCAGCCATATTTGTCAGCTGCTGATGATTATATTGAAGTAGCTCATCCAATAGTGACTCCTTGGAATCAAACAGCTTATAAATAGAAGCTTTTGATATTTTACAAGCCTCCGCAATCGACTGCATTGACACCTGCTGGAAACCAAATTCCGCAAACTTCTGTTTCGCAGCCAATATGATTTTTGTCTTCCGATCCATCCACATTCCCTCACTCAAAAAACTCATTGGTTTTGTAAAAACCGTCAGGTCACTATTGGAACTATACGCCCCTAAAAATCGAAAGTCAATTCATATGCTATAGGGTACCCGAATTCCCTTTTCCTAAAAGCGTTGACAAGCCCCAGCATCTAGAATAAAATAATACAAGACGTTACATTACATAATGATTCCGTAGCTCAGCTGGGAGAGCACTACCTTGACAGGGTAGGGGTCGTTGGTTCGAGTCCAATCGGAATCACTACTCAGAAACGTTGATATGAAGCGTTTCATAAGAAAAACACCACTTTCAAAAGAGTGGTGTTTTTCTCGTTTATAGGATGTTTGATACGAATTTGATACGAATGCTTATTCGTTTTGTGCGTAGAACATTTTCCCGAACTCTGCGACAGTATCTTTTTGCAGGTTAGGCAGCAAGTGACTGTACGTGTCTAGTGTTATCCGAACATTTGCATGGCCGAGTCGTTCTGACACAATCTTAGGATTTACACCTTGCTTTAATAAGAGGCTGGCATGTGTATGACGCAGATCATGGAACCGTATCTTTTTGACTTCACTTTTCTTAATCATGGCGTAGAAAGCTCGGTTAAGATTTCGAGGATACAGAGGGGTTCCAACGCTTGTTCGGATAACCAAGTCATGCTCGCTGTTATAAACAGGTCTGTTTGCCATTAGTTCTTGTTTATATATAGCTTTCAACCTAAGCACCTGGTTGAGAGTGTTCTTGTCGACAGACAACCTCCTGTTACCAGCGCTAGTCTTTGCTCCAATATTTAATTCTCCGTTCATATCCATTGTTTGTACAATTGAGATTGTCTCATTTTCCTCATCGATATCTTTCCATCTCAAGCCCAATATTTCGCCACGACGCATACCTGTTGTTAATGCAAGCAAGAATACCGCGTAGTATCTTGAGTTCTTAGCAGCATCCAAGAATGTTTTAATATCATCCTCATCCCAAACTTCAACTTCTTTTTTGTTAACCTTTGGTGGATCAACAAGAGAGGCTGGATTACGAATGATCATATCCCATTTTTGCGCTTTATTTAGAGAGTCATTAATAACGGTATGCAGCTTCCGTAGATTTTCAGAAGAAAGGCTGCCGCTACTTTTCACTTCGTTATAGAATGATTGGATGTCACGCGGAGTTATTTTGCTAATCTCCAAATGACCTAGCGCCGGCACTATATGGCTATTTACATAGTAACTATAAGTCTGAAAAGTACTCTTACGAACGTTCAATCCTTTATCTTCAAGCCAGGACTTCATAAACTCAGCGTACAATGTCTTTGAAGGTTCTACGTATA from Terribacillus sp. DMT04 encodes the following:
- a CDS encoding TetR/AcrR family transcriptional regulator; amino-acid sequence: MDRKTKIILAAKQKFAEFGFQQVSMQSIAEACKISKASIYKLFDSKESLLDELLQYNHQQLTNMAALIEVDKSLSDEARFERKIVLEIESFKENKHLIQMLMFSPPFKESSELQRHMNNVRAILMRWHQEMLLNLYGEKVEPLKWDMTLNLLGLLNPYLKMMADGVIIRDPAEVAHELKLVMDAIVTDKLQRAPLLDEQHIQLHYHADLPESPGKAELMHTIFLQIQDVTTNTLQDEALTEAADHLEKELAKDKPAAYLVEALLTYLDQQSLLKESIRSIRLLM
- a CDS encoding site-specific integrase, with amino-acid sequence MPVYKDENAKANKWYYSFSYKDNGKYKKKLKRGFKTKKEAEAAMTEAKDAMNKGVYVEPSKTLYAEFMKSWLEDKGLNVRKSTFQTYSYYVNSHIVPALGHLEISKITPRDIQSFYNEVKSSGSLSSENLRKLHTVINDSLNKAQKWDMIIRNPASLVDPPKVNKKEVEVWDEDDIKTFLDAAKNSRYYAVFLLALTTGMRRGEILGLRWKDIDEENETISIVQTMDMNGELNIGAKTSAGNRRLSVDKNTLNQVLRLKAIYKQELMANRPVYNSEHDLVIRTSVGTPLYPRNLNRAFYAMIKKSEVKKIRFHDLRHTHASLLLKQGVNPKIVSERLGHANVRITLDTYSHLLPNLQKDTVAEFGKMFYAQNE